Genomic DNA from Candidatus Glassbacteria bacterium:
GGTTGATTTGCGGCCGCCGCTGTTCATGGCTGCCCACCTTCCGAGCGAAACGATCGTGCTGGTCAGCCGCGAGGACGGACAGGTGCGGCTGGTGGACATGGACCGGTTCGCGCAGCGCCCGGACCGCCTGAGTGCGGGCAAAGCGGTTACGCGTTTGGCCGTGAGCGATGATGACGATGAGCTTTACCTGATTTCCGCCGCCGATTGCAGCCGCTCGGAAATCCACGTCCTGACTGTCGAGCAGCGCGCGTTTACCATTCGCCTGCTGGCCGTGCTGTCAGGGTCGGTGCGGGGGCTGGCCGCTCCGGAGGGCGGTGGAGAGGTGTACGCGGTGGCGGGGGAGGGATTGTACCGTATCGACCCTGCCGGTCGTGGCCGTCCCAAACGGGTGGATCTCGGCGAGAGCGCGCGCGGAGTGGCTGTCGGCAAGGACCGCGTATTCGTCTCCGCCGGACTGGACCATGTTTTTGCGCTGGATAGAAAACTTGAGAATCAACCGGAGCGGGTCCGGGTAGAGATGGGCCCGGGGCCGCTGCTGCTGCGCGACGGCAAACTCCATACAGTCAACTGCCTCTCCAACTCGATCACGGTGCTGAACGAAAAGGACCTTGAGGAAGAGGTCTCGGTGCTGCTGGGCGTGCTGCTGGGCCGGATGTACTACCGCGACCCGCTGATCGTGGTCAACAACCTGTTTCGCAACAACGTGATGGTGCTCGATCCGGAATCCTACCGGATCGAAGAGATTATCGAGGCGGGCGGCAGCATTCACTACGACGCAGTTGCAAACGCCTACGCAGTCTTCGGCGACAGCCTGGTTACCCGGCTGCCCTCTCCGCCCAGCGCGGCGGCGCTGAACTCGTACCATGACTTTTCCGACGGGGTTCGGCTTTTTATTCAGGCCGGGGCTGGGGACCGTTATGTGGTAGTCGACCAGAACCGCTTTATCAGCCGGATCGACCTGTCGAGCAATTTCCGTCGCGGCGCTATCCCGCTGCCCGCGCCCGCACTCGGCCTGGCCGCGCTGGAGGATACGGCTTACGTGCTGGCCGAGCGGGAAATGTACAGTTTTACGCTGGACGACAACGTGGGCTTCGACCGCACCTGGAGCGTACGGCCCGCACGGTTCAGTCCGCCGTGGCTGGCGGCTGACGGGTTCAGCCCCGGCCGGGGCAGCCTGCTCAAGTATGTCGCCGGCACCCGTCTGCTGGACGTGTTCACCGCCCGCGGCGATATCTCGGTGATCCGCAACGACCCCGACACCACGTTGTCCTGGGTGGCGGCCGGTGGCACGGTCTACGTCTTCGACTCGGTCAAAGCGCAATTGCTCACTTCGTACAATCTCCGCTGGAACATCCTCGATATTATCCTGCCGGCCTTTGGGCGAAACGCCTATGCTGTCGCAACCGACCAGGTGGTGGCTTTCGACCGCCGGACCCTGCTGCGCTACGATGATATCCGCGCCGGGGGACAGCCGGTGTATGCCCGCGGCGATTACCTGTTTCTGCTCCACCCCGATTTCAACCGCCGCCTGGTTGTGGCCGACGGGACGCGGGGGGACGTCTACCAGGAACTGGAGTTGCCGCTGGTGCCCACCGACGCCGCCGCCAGCGACGAGCGCCTGTTCCTGCTCGGGGCCGCCCAGGGTTCGATCGCGATCTTCGTCAACTGGATCGACAGCGCACGCCTGCCGCGCTCGGCCGACGGCCGTGTCTGGGACCCCCAGGCCGACCGCCGCGCCGGGTATCACCGGTAAAGCTATATATTCCAGATAACTATAAAGGTAAGGCCCATGGCCAGGTCTTGCCCCCTGCTGTAAAGAAAGACCGCCTCCTCCTTTGACAAATCACTCGCCTTTTATTATTTATAGTAATTCCAGTCACCGCGGGCTGGTGCGGTCCGCGTCCATATCAATTTTGGATGATCGAGCGACCATGGGTAAGATACTTGATTACACAGGACTTACGTTCGATGATGTAATGCTCGTACCCCGCAGGAGCGATGTTCTGCCCAACGAGACCGACCTGTCAACCCAGTTCACCAGAAAAATCCGCCTCAATGTCCCGCTGATCAGCGCGGCGATGGATACGGTCACCGAGAGCGAGATGGCGATCGCCATGGCCCGCTCCGGCGGCGTGGGCGTGATCCACAAGAATATGCCTATCGAGCGCCAGGCGGAGCAGGTGCGGCTGGTCAAGCGCAGTGAGAGCGCGATAGTCGACAATCCGCTTACCCTGCCGCCGGACGCGCGGCTCAAAGACGCCTGCGAGGTGATGAAGCGCCACAACGTCTCCGGAATCCCGATCACCGAGCGTGACGGGACGCTGGTGGGCATTGTCACCCACCGCGACATGCTGTTCGAGGTCGATATGGAGATCCCGTTGAGCGAGCTGATGACCAGCGGCGACGACCTGATCAGCGTCAGCGAGGGGATCAGCCTCGAAGAAGCACAGCAGATCCTGCACAAGAACAGGATCGAAAAACTGCCGATTGTCGATTCAGCGGGAAAACTCAAGGCGCTGGTGACTGTCAAGGACCTGGTGAAGCGGACCATGTTCCCCAATTCCAGCAAGGACGACAGGGGCCGGCTGATCGCCGCCGCCGCGGTGGGCACCGGCAGCGACACAGTGGACCGCGCCATGGGTCTGCGCGAGGAGGAAGTGGACGTGGTGGTTGTCGACACCGCTCACGGGCACAGCAGCAAGGTGCTGGAGATGGTGGGTACGCTGCGCGATATCCTGAGCGGCGTAGAACTGGTGGCCGGTAATGTCGCCACGGCCGAGGCGGTCAAGGACCTGGTCGGCCTTGGCGTGGATGCGGTCAAGGTCGGGATCGGACCCGGCTCGATCTGCACCACCCGCGTGGTCGCCGGTGTGGGCGTTCCCCAGCTTTCGGCGGTGATGAGCTGCGCCGAGGAGGCCGCCAGGCACGGTGTGCCGATTATTGCCGACGGCGGAGTCCGCTATTCGGGCGACGTGGTCAAGGCGCTGGCGGCCGGGGCGCAGACAGTGATGCTGGGCAGCCTGCTGGCCGGCACCGAGGAAAGCCCCGGCGAAACCGTCCTGTACCAGGGCAGGACGTTCAAGGTTTACCGTGGGATGGGTTCGCTGGGCGCGATGAATCAGGGCAGCAAGGACCGTTACGCCCAGGAGGACACCGATTCATCCAAGCTCGTTCCCGAGGGTATCGAGGGCCGGGTGCCGTTCAAGGGCAAGGTATCGGACACGATTCACCAGCTCACCGGCGGCCTTCGCTCCGGCATGGGCTACTGCGGGGTGAGGACGATCGCTGAACTCAGCTCCGAGACCAGGTTCCTGCACTGCACGATCCAGGGCACCCGGGAGAGCCACCCCCACGATGTGACTATCACCCGCGAGGCGCCGAACTACTCGCTGGACTGAGATAAATAAAGTGAACGGACACACTCTTCGCGTTGGCGAGATCAGTTTCACCAACTGCGAAAACATATTCTACTGCCTCAAGAACCGCTGCCGCCCGGACGGTGTCTCCTACCATCGCGGGCCGCCGGCCGTGCTGAACTGCATGCTGCGGGCCGGTGAGCTCGACCTTTCGCTTTCCAGCTCCATCGAATACGCTCGCGAGGCCGGGCAATATTTCGTACTGCCTGATTTCGGGATCGGCTCCAGGGGCGAGTTGCCCAGTATCCGCCTCTTCAGCCGCCGTCCGCTGGACCGTCTCGACGGCTGCCGGGTCGGGCTGTCCGCCGAGAGCGCCACCACTGTCGCCCTCTGCCAGGTGATTCTCGGCAGCCTGCTGGGCTATACCAACGAATACCGCACCCTCGTCACCGATCTGGGGCGCGGCATGGAGCAGGTGGATGCGATGGTGTTGATCGGGGACAAGGCCCTGGCTGCCGATTCACACGCGGACAGCGAGGACCTGTTTTCCTACGACCTCAGCATGCTCTGGCGGCAGCACACGGGGCTGCCGTTCGTGTTTGCGCTCTGGATCGTTCGCAGGGACTCCGTAGACAGCCTGGCAGGGCAGCTTGCCGGGTTCTGGCAGGCCCTTCAGTGCGCGCATCGGGAGCTGGAAAATCCAACTGAAGAAATGATCCGGCAGGTGCTGGAGAAAAGGCCGTTTCTCACCCGCAACTCGCTGCTGGCCTACTGGGACACTATCGCTTACCGCCTGAGCCCGCGGCACATGGAAGGGCTGCGGCTGTTCTATTCGCTGGCCGCCGGGGCGGGACTGATCTCGCGCGCGCCGGAGATAGAGCTGCTCGATCCCGCCAGACACTGTTCCCCCGCCTGAATTGGCGCGATTGCCGGCTTGGCCCTTGCTCGCCGGTTGGATTGAGCGGGCAACTCCTCTGCCTCGCTATCTGCTGAGTTTAACCGGAGGACAGCCGTGAAACTCTACATTTTCGGTGAACGCTACCGCTCTCCGGTTTTTGCCGCCGCCTGGATGGCTGCCACGATCCTGGCTGCCCATCTGCTGGAATTTCTGGCGCCCGGCAGATGGCTTCTGCCTGCGGCCGCGGGAGCCGGGTTCTGGCTGCTGTTTGTCCATCCGCTGCGGGGCGGCGAGTACGCCCGCGCTATCCGTTATGCCCTGGGTTGGGCCGGGATGATGGTGCTGGTGCAGGTGACTCTGACCCTGCTCTGGCCGGGTGCGATGGAGGAAAACGTGATCCGCGCCGCCGCTTACCGCGACGAGATGTTCCACTGGATTCGCACCGGCGAGGGACCGGAGGGTGATATCGCGCAGTTCCTGCCGGTCCATATCAGGCATTTCGCCATTTTCTGCCTGCTCAGCCTGACCTCGGGAGGCCTGCTGGGCCTGATGATGGGTGCGGTGCTGCTGGGCTACATGAACTTCTATGCCGGCTCGCTGATCGCCGCATCCGCGGGCAGCCCCGTGGCGATCCTGCTTGCCTGGCAGGTCTGGGCTGTCGTGCGGGTTACCGGGTATATTGTAGCCGGGGCCGCGCTGGGCGGCGCTCTGCTTCATCAGCGGAATGATATCGGAGCTAAGAAAAAAACAATCATACGCTGGCTGACTCTGGCCTTGGCGCTGATTGTCGCCGATGTCGCGCTCAAGTGGGCGCTGGCCGGCGTCTATCAGCAGGCGCTCAACGGAGCTCTCGGCGGATGAGCGTATCCGGACAACCGCTCGTGCCGTTCGATTTGCCGCTCTGCCGTGGCAGGCTGATCCGCCGCTACAAGCGTTTCCTGGCCGATGTTGAGTTCGAGGACGGGCGCATAGCCACTGTCCATACGCCCAACACCGGCTCGATGAAGACCTGCAGCGATCCGGGCAGCGAGGTGATTGTATCCGACAGCGGCAACCCCAAGCGCAAGCTGCCGCTCACCCTCGAGTTGGTCCGGGTCGCTCCGGGCGAGCACGGCTGGGCGGGAGTCAACACCTCGCTGCCGAACCGGCTGGTGGCGGCGGCAATCGAAGCGGGCATGGTATCCGAATTGACCGGTTACGCTCGCTTGCGCCGCGAGGTGAACGTGGAGCAGGGCAGCCGGCTGGACCTCATGCTCACTGACGGTCCCGGCGGCGGGCGCTGCCTGGTGGAAGTGAAAAACGTGACGATGGTATCCGGCCGGGCCGCTGTGTTTCCCGACGCGGTTACCGAACGGGGACGCAGGCACCTCCAGGTGCTTGCCCGTGCAGTGGAGCGCGGGGAGCGCGCAGTGATCTTTTTTCTGGTGCAGCGGCCCGACTGTGAGGTATTTTCCACCGCCGACAGTATCGACCCGGCCTACGGCGAGACCCTGCGCGAGGTGACCTCCCGGGGAGTGGAACTGCTGGCCTACCGTTCCGTGCTGGGGCTTGACGGAGCGAGGATCGAGAGCGGCCCAATGACCTACGTACCCGCCCCGGAGCTTGGCGGCGAAAAATGATAAATCACCTAATCGTAATAGATAATTCAATGTGGAGAACAAAATGAGCCGGAAGATTTTTTTGCCGTTGTTTGCCCTGCTGCTCCTGCTTGGCGCTGTCAGCGTGGTCTCGGCTGCGGATGAGCTGATCAAGGCCAGGTTCACTGTCGACAGGCACAGCGTGCGGATCGGCGAGCAAGTGAATTTCGACGCCGGCATCTCCTCGCCCGGCGAGGAACGGGAGATGTCCACCTACTACTGGCAGTTCAGCGGCATGGACCGGGTCGGGGTCGATATCCACGGCGAGCAGGTGACCCACGTGTTCAACCACACGGGCGCCTACACGGTCAGGCTGATAGTCGAGAACGATATCGGCGAGCGCGACCAGGCGGTGGCCTTTGTCGAGGTGCTGCCCGACACCGACGACGGCCTGTCGATTACGAGCAATTTCGAGGGCGGCAAGACCGGCGTATTGATGGCCTCGGAACATGATTTCTGCTTCCGGCTCGAATGGGGAGGCCAGTTCTATTTCCGGCTCGACAATTGCGCGGGTAAACCGGTCAGCCTGAAAATTATCGGCTACGGCCCGAACCGCCTGCAACTGCCGTCGGTCACACCTTACGCCCGCGACTACTCGTTCGACGAGAAATTCGTGATGATGGCCAGCACGGACTACATGGCCCCGGACTGGCAGCCGCTGGAGGATGCCCGGTATACCTACGACGAAGAGACCGCCTCGCTGGTGGTGGAGTTCACCCCGTCGGCGAATTCGGTCTACCTGGCCTGGGCGCCCGTTTATACGCCCGGCCGTCTGGAAGAGATGCTCGACCGCTGGGAGGACCGCGAGGAGGTCGAGATATCGATTATCGGCCTGTCGGTGGAGGGCCGCCCGGTTTACTCGATGATTGTCACCGGCACGGACGGCGAACTTGAGGACAAGAAGGTTATCGCGATCACCGGCAACCAGCACGCATACGAGATGGCTGCCGGCTGGGTGATCGAGGGGATCATGGAGACCCTGTTCGCCGACAACGACTCCTCGCGCGCCATGCTGGAGCAGTGCGTGTTCGTGATGGTGCCGATGGTCAATCCGGACGGGGTGTTCCGCGGCGGCTACCGTTACAACATGAACGACATCGACCTCAACCGCAACTGGAACGACGAGGCGCTCAACGACTGGGACAGCGCCCTGCCGGAGCCCGAAGTCGCCACGGCCCAGCGCTTCCTGAGAGAATGGATGGCCGACGTGGGCCGGATGGACTTCTTCTTCGACTTCCACTGCCTGACCGCGATCGCCAACAACCTGCTGATGATCCGCGCCGGTCTGGACAGCATACAGGTGGAGGTCAGGGAAGCCCAGGAAAAGTTCACCGACCTGTTCAGCAAACGCTGGCAGTGGAGACGCGGTATCGACGACGGGCTCTCCGGCGGAGCATGCGGCTGGGCGGCGGAGATGTGGGCCAGGGAGTACGGTGTGAAGAGTTTCACCCCCGAGCACTGCCTGGGCTGGATCAGGCGCGCCGGCGGCGAGCCGATGAAAGCGCGGCCGGAGTTGTGGCGCGAACTGGGCGCGGATTACGTGTGGGTGCTGCGGGAGTTTTTCCGCTCGGAGGAGTAGTTTCCGGCTTTTTACTTACCTTTGAAACTTACACGCCCCGTCCCGGCATGCCGTGGACACCCCTCTTGACAGCGGGGATTTTGGATCGGAATTTTGTTGAGTGACATGGAGGGGCGGACCCATGTGTCCGCCCTTTTTATCCTTGCCAAAATAATTCTACCGCTTCCTCATTTCCTCGGCAACAGCCTCGTTAAGCCAGTCCGGGACCTCGTCCAGGTCAGCCCAGACGTAAGGAATCTTGAACATCTCCGGCCCGATTGCGGCGGTCACCAGCTCGGTGCGGAACAACTCGGCTCCGGCGATTATTTCGCCCTGGGGACTCATGATAAAACTGTCGCCGTAGCCGGGGGAGTCGGGCTTGGCGGTGACCACCACGTTGGAGCGCACCACCGCCAGTTTCATCAGGCAGGCCAGGCCCACGTGGCAGTTGCGCACCCACTTGCGGTGGTCGTCGACCGTCTGCGGCCCGATGCTGTTGTAGTGGGGGGTGAACAGGATTTCGGCCCCCCGCAGCTTGGCCAGCAGCGCCGGGTGGGGGAACGAGGTATCGTGGCAGATCACGACCGAGAACCGGGCGCCGTGGCTTTCGAATACGGGCACGTCCCGGCCCGGGGCGAATTTCATCCTGTCCCGGTCGCTGCCGGTGAGCATGCATTTGTCGTAGGTCCCCAGCAGGTTGCCGCCCTCGATCACCAGCACGGTGTTCCAAATCACATCGCCGGTCCGCCGGGCGATCCCCACCAGCACGGTCATCCCGTGCTCGGCGCTCTCGGCGATAAATTCCCGCACGGCCGGGTCGTCGAGACTCCGCGCACCTTTCTTCACTGTTTCCAGGTCACCGTAGCCGGAGAGGAACGTTTCGGGGAAGACGACGAAATCGCTGCCCCGTTCCCGCGCCAGCCGGACAACCTCGCGGACCGTGGCCAGGTTGGCCTCGAAATCCCCGTCGGCGCAGGGTCCCTGCCAGGTGCTGATCACCACTTCTCGTTCCAGGGCCATCAGCGATGGGTTTGCCATGAATGCCCAGCATATCGCGGCGATTATTACTGATATTCCGTATCTCAGACGGTTCATGTCCGGTTCTCCTCTGGCCGATAGGTAGAAGTAATGCAATCGCGCTCAAGCTGCTCAACTATATATCCCTGAATAATTCCCGGCAAGAGTTAAGCTGTTGTGCTCCGGGGCCTAAATTGTTGCCGGAGTGGCATTTTTCTTGCTATTCCATGGTTGGAGACAAGTACGGAGCACAATCAGCCTGAATTAATCACATAAGGCGGCGGAAGCACGTAAGTAACCGTTAATACTGATCTTATGCGAAAAGAACCTTCCAGACTCCAGCCGGTTCGTCACGGACGCAAAACCGGTGTCCTCACGGCTGTAATAGCACTTTTTGCCATAATCACCGGGCTTTTTGCCGCATTGCCGGTAATTAACAGTCCCGCTATCAACGCAACCATCCCTGAAATGATCACATACGAGTACGACCTGAATGCCACGGACGCCGACGGAGACTCGCTTTCCTATTCAATATTTCTAGGTCCAGCCGGCATGACAGTCAATGATACCGGCCTTATAACCTGGACGCCCAACTATACTCAGGCAGGCAGCTACACCGCTATCGTCCGCGTAACCGAGCATCCATCGCTCTTATTCGTGGCCGATACGTTCCAGATCATCGTGCTCGACGCGGGCGTCGGAGGGACATTCACCGAAGTCGGCGCGGACCGCGGTCTCGATAACAACGGGGTCACAAACGCCGTGGCCTGGGCGGATTTCAACAACGACACGATCCCCGATCTGTTCCTGGCCAATTCAGGCGGAGCGGGCATTCTCTACCGCGGCGGTTCGGGCGGGACATCGTTCAGCGTGGAGAGCGGGTTCGCCCCGGCAGTAAGCGCCGACGCGGTCAGCGCGGCCTGGGCGGACTACGACCACGACGGCCGGATCGACCTCTACGTGGTTTCCAGCGGACTGTTCGGCGGCAGCACAAACAGACTGTACCGCAACGATTCGAGCGGGACGTTCATCGACGTTTCGAGCCAGACGGGTACCGATGACACCGGCACGGGATTCACCGCCAACTGGGTGGATTACGACGCCGACGGCGACCCGGATATCTATGTCGTCAATTTCGGCTCAGCTGACGTGCTGTTCAGCAACAACGGCAACGGCACGTTCACCGCGATGAACGATTCAACGGGTCTCAACGATACGGGCGAGGGCGTGGCCGCCGTCTGGGGCGATTTCAACGGCGACCATCTGCCCGACCTCTACCTGGTCAAGGAAAGCGCCGCCAACAAGCTCTACCGCAACAACGGAGATTCCACGTTCACCAATGTCGCTGCCTCCGCAGGGGTGGACCATGCGGGCAATGGAGCCGCGGCGGCCTGGGGCGACTACGACAACGACGGTGATTTCGACCTGTTCCTGGCCAACAAGGACAGCGTCCAGGTGATGTACAGCAACGACGGGGATTCCACGTTCACCCGCCTCGGCAGCTCCGGAGGCCTGGCGGTGCACGGTACGGCCCGCAGCGCGGCCTGGCTGGATATCAACCTTGACGGCTGGCAGGACCTGCTGGTCACTTTCAGCGACAGCGCCAACAAACTGTTTGTCAACAGAGGCGACAGTACGTTCTCCGACGAAGCTCCGGGAGAGGGGCTCGATCTCTACGGTTACTGGAGTTCGGTCACCTGGGCCGACCCGGAGGATGAGGGAGTACCCGATATCTATCTGGGTCGGCGCAACGGGGCCAACGTCTATTTCGACAGCGATTTCAGCGGGAACTGGTTCAAGGTCCGCCTGCACGGTGTGGTCAGCAGCAGGTTCGGGATCGGGGCCACGGTCAGGATCGTTGCCGGCGGCAGGACCTATCTGCGTCAGATCGACGGGGGCAGCGGGTCGCAGAGCGAGCCGGTGGCGCTCTTCGGAGTCGATTCGGCCAGCACCGTGGACAGCCTGACCGTCTTCTGGCCGGCCGGCCTGCGCCGCGATACCACCAACCTTGCTGTCAACCAGGCGATTACCTGGTTCGAGACCGACAGCGTTTTCCCGGTGGTCGATTCCACAACCGACTACCCGGACACGGACCTGCTGGCCGGGCCCTATACGATTTCAAGCAAGATGACCGACAATAACTCGTTCACGCCGACCCTGTTCTACAGCAGCAACCAGGGCCAGAGCTTTACCACGGTCTCGATGACCGCCAGCGGCGGAGATTATTACTCGGCCGATATTCCCGGCCAGTCCA
This window encodes:
- a CDS encoding carbon-nitrogen hydrolase family protein, whose amino-acid sequence is MNRLRYGISVIIAAICWAFMANPSLMALEREVVISTWQGPCADGDFEANLATVREVVRLARERGSDFVVFPETFLSGYGDLETVKKGARSLDDPAVREFIAESAEHGMTVLVGIARRTGDVIWNTVLVIEGGNLLGTYDKCMLTGSDRDRMKFAPGRDVPVFESHGARFSVVICHDTSFPHPALLAKLRGAEILFTPHYNSIGPQTVDDHRKWVRNCHVGLACLMKLAVVRSNVVVTAKPDSPGYGDSFIMSPQGEIIAGAELFRTELVTAAIGPEMFKIPYVWADLDEVPDWLNEAVAEEMRKR
- the sfsA gene encoding DNA/RNA nuclease SfsA, yielding MSVSGQPLVPFDLPLCRGRLIRRYKRFLADVEFEDGRIATVHTPNTGSMKTCSDPGSEVIVSDSGNPKRKLPLTLELVRVAPGEHGWAGVNTSLPNRLVAAAIEAGMVSELTGYARLRREVNVEQGSRLDLMLTDGPGGGRCLVEVKNVTMVSGRAAVFPDAVTERGRRHLQVLARAVERGERAVIFFLVQRPDCEVFSTADSIDPAYGETLREVTSRGVELLAYRSVLGLDGARIESGPMTYVPAPELGGEK
- a CDS encoding PKD domain-containing protein, whose translation is MSRKIFLPLFALLLLLGAVSVVSAADELIKARFTVDRHSVRIGEQVNFDAGISSPGEEREMSTYYWQFSGMDRVGVDIHGEQVTHVFNHTGAYTVRLIVENDIGERDQAVAFVEVLPDTDDGLSITSNFEGGKTGVLMASEHDFCFRLEWGGQFYFRLDNCAGKPVSLKIIGYGPNRLQLPSVTPYARDYSFDEKFVMMASTDYMAPDWQPLEDARYTYDEETASLVVEFTPSANSVYLAWAPVYTPGRLEEMLDRWEDREEVEISIIGLSVEGRPVYSMIVTGTDGELEDKKVIAITGNQHAYEMAAGWVIEGIMETLFADNDSSRAMLEQCVFVMVPMVNPDGVFRGGYRYNMNDIDLNRNWNDEALNDWDSALPEPEVATAQRFLREWMADVGRMDFFFDFHCLTAIANNLLMIRAGLDSIQVEVREAQEKFTDLFSKRWQWRRGIDDGLSGGACGWAAEMWAREYGVKSFTPEHCLGWIRRAGGEPMKARPELWRELGADYVWVLREFFRSEE
- the guaB gene encoding IMP dehydrogenase, whose translation is MGKILDYTGLTFDDVMLVPRRSDVLPNETDLSTQFTRKIRLNVPLISAAMDTVTESEMAIAMARSGGVGVIHKNMPIERQAEQVRLVKRSESAIVDNPLTLPPDARLKDACEVMKRHNVSGIPITERDGTLVGIVTHRDMLFEVDMEIPLSELMTSGDDLISVSEGISLEEAQQILHKNRIEKLPIVDSAGKLKALVTVKDLVKRTMFPNSSKDDRGRLIAAAAVGTGSDTVDRAMGLREEEVDVVVVDTAHGHSSKVLEMVGTLRDILSGVELVAGNVATAEAVKDLVGLGVDAVKVGIGPGSICTTRVVAGVGVPQLSAVMSCAEEAARHGVPIIADGGVRYSGDVVKALAAGAQTVMLGSLLAGTEESPGETVLYQGRTFKVYRGMGSLGAMNQGSKDRYAQEDTDSSKLVPEGIEGRVPFKGKVSDTIHQLTGGLRSGMGYCGVRTIAELSSETRFLHCTIQGTRESHPHDVTITREAPNYSLD
- a CDS encoding menaquinone biosynthesis protein; amino-acid sequence: MNKVNGHTLRVGEISFTNCENIFYCLKNRCRPDGVSYHRGPPAVLNCMLRAGELDLSLSSSIEYAREAGQYFVLPDFGIGSRGELPSIRLFSRRPLDRLDGCRVGLSAESATTVALCQVILGSLLGYTNEYRTLVTDLGRGMEQVDAMVLIGDKALAADSHADSEDLFSYDLSMLWRQHTGLPFVFALWIVRRDSVDSLAGQLAGFWQALQCAHRELENPTEEMIRQVLEKRPFLTRNSLLAYWDTIAYRLSPRHMEGLRLFYSLAAGAGLISRAPEIELLDPARHCSPA